A single Nocardioides bizhenqiangii DNA region contains:
- a CDS encoding NAD(+) synthase has translation MDFYSAYAHGFARVAAGTVPVALADPATNAARTLEQVRALHEQGVAVAVFPELGLTGYALDDLFLQDTLLESARTAIDELVDASADLRTVMVVGAPLEHGNRVYNCAVVIHRGRVLGVAPKSYLPNYREFYERRWFAPGDDVRGETVELAGQEVPLGPDLIFTATDVPGLHLHVEICEDMWVPVPPSAQAALAGATVLANLSASPVTVGRAEGRRLLVQSASVRCSAAYIYTAAGQGESTTDLSWDGQSMVYECGDLLGESERFPDGPRAMVVDVDLDRLRQERLRQGSFDDNRRGVGVVTDDYRRVEFVLDPPTGDIGLLRKVDRYPFVPDDPARLALDCYEAYNIQVSGLEQRLTSIGQPKVVIGVSGGLDSTHALIVAAKAMDRLGRPRSDIHAFTLPGFATGDTTKSYATRLATALGCTFAEIDIRPAAEQMLKDLDHPYSEGDAVYDITFENVQAGLRTDYLFRIANHRGGIVLGTGDLSELALGWCTYGVGDQMSHYNVNAGVPKTLIQHLIRWVIDSKQLHGGDYDDQADAVLREILEQEITPELIPTTEGVKPQATEDSVGPYALQDFTLFHVIRLGYTPSKIAFLAWHAWKDPAAGDWPPGFPEEARTSYDLATVRRWLEVFVKRFFASQFKRSALPNGPKVSNGGTMSPRGDWRMPSDASAAAWLAEIEANIPRD, from the coding sequence GTGGACTTCTACTCGGCCTATGCCCACGGCTTCGCTCGGGTCGCGGCCGGCACGGTGCCGGTCGCGCTCGCGGATCCGGCGACCAACGCGGCACGGACGCTCGAGCAGGTACGAGCGCTGCACGAGCAGGGGGTCGCGGTGGCGGTGTTCCCCGAGCTCGGGCTGACCGGCTACGCCCTCGACGACCTGTTCCTCCAGGACACGCTGCTCGAGTCCGCCCGTACGGCGATCGACGAGCTCGTCGATGCGTCGGCCGACCTGCGCACGGTGATGGTGGTCGGGGCGCCGCTGGAGCACGGCAACCGGGTCTACAACTGTGCCGTCGTGATCCACCGCGGCCGCGTGCTCGGGGTGGCGCCGAAGTCCTACCTCCCGAACTACCGGGAGTTCTACGAACGTCGCTGGTTCGCGCCGGGCGACGACGTCCGCGGAGAGACGGTCGAGCTCGCCGGCCAGGAGGTGCCGCTGGGGCCGGACCTGATCTTCACGGCGACCGACGTCCCCGGCCTCCACCTGCACGTGGAGATCTGCGAGGACATGTGGGTCCCCGTGCCGCCGAGCGCACAGGCCGCTCTCGCCGGCGCGACCGTGCTCGCCAACCTCAGCGCCAGCCCGGTCACGGTTGGTCGCGCCGAGGGGCGGCGGCTGCTCGTCCAGTCGGCCAGCGTCCGCTGCAGCGCTGCGTACATCTACACGGCCGCCGGCCAGGGGGAGTCGACGACCGACCTCTCGTGGGACGGCCAGTCGATGGTCTACGAGTGCGGCGACCTGCTCGGAGAGAGCGAGCGGTTCCCGGACGGCCCGCGGGCGATGGTCGTCGACGTCGACCTCGACCGGCTGCGCCAGGAGCGGCTGCGACAGGGGAGCTTCGACGACAACCGGCGCGGCGTCGGTGTCGTGACCGACGACTACCGCCGGGTGGAGTTCGTGCTGGACCCGCCGACCGGTGACATCGGGCTGCTCCGCAAGGTCGACCGCTACCCGTTCGTCCCCGACGACCCCGCCCGGCTGGCGCTCGACTGCTACGAGGCCTACAACATCCAGGTCTCCGGGCTGGAGCAGCGTCTCACCTCCATCGGTCAGCCGAAGGTGGTCATCGGCGTCAGCGGCGGTCTCGACTCGACGCACGCGCTGATCGTCGCCGCCAAGGCGATGGACCGGCTCGGCCGCCCCCGCAGCGACATCCACGCGTTCACGCTGCCGGGCTTCGCGACCGGCGACACGACGAAGTCCTACGCGACCCGGCTCGCGACCGCCCTCGGCTGCACCTTCGCCGAGATCGACATCAGGCCGGCCGCCGAGCAGATGCTCAAGGACCTCGACCACCCCTACAGCGAGGGTGACGCCGTCTACGACATCACCTTCGAGAACGTGCAGGCCGGGCTGCGCACCGACTACCTCTTCCGGATCGCCAACCACCGCGGCGGCATCGTGCTCGGCACCGGCGACCTGTCCGAGCTCGCGCTCGGCTGGTGCACGTACGGCGTAGGCGACCAGATGTCGCACTACAACGTGAACGCCGGCGTCCCGAAGACGCTGATCCAGCACCTGATCCGGTGGGTGATCGACAGCAAGCAGCTGCACGGGGGCGACTACGACGACCAAGCGGATGCGGTGCTGCGCGAGATCCTCGAGCAGGAGATCACCCCCGAGCTGATCCCGACGACCGAGGGCGTCAAGCCCCAGGCGACCGAGGACTCGGTCGGCCCCTACGCGTTGCAGGACTTCACGCTCTTCCACGTCATCCGGCTCGGCTACACCCCGAGCAAGATCGCGTTCCTCGCGTGGCACGCGTGGAAGGACCCGGCGGCGGGGGATTGGCCACCGGGGTTCCCGGAGGAGGCGCGTACGTCGTACGACCTCGCGACCGTGCGGCGTTGGCTCGAGGTCTTCGTCAAGCGCTTCTTCGCCAGCCAATTCAAGCGCTCGGCGCTGCCCAACGGGCCGAAGGTGAGCAACGGCGGCACCATGTCGCCGCGCGGCGACTGGCGGATGCCGTCGGACGCCAGCGCGGCCGCGTGGCTGGCTGAGATCGAGGCCAACATCCCTCGCGACTGA
- a CDS encoding glutamine synthetase family protein yields MGKQEDFVLRALEERDVRFVRLWFTDVLGFLKSVAVAPAELEGAFAEGIGFDGSAIEGFARVYESDMLAKPDPATFQILPWRGEGPSTARMFCDIVMPDGSTSYADPRSVLKRTLGKAGEQGFTFYTHPEIEFYLFKDDPQPGVEPVPIDRSGYFDHAAHSDGSDFRREAITMLEAMGISVEFSHHEGGPGQQEIDLRYADALSTADNIMTFRTVIREVALGQGIWATFMPKPFTDQPGSGMHTHVSLFEGDQNAFYEPGAEYQLSKIGRQFIAGVLHHAGEISVVTNQWVNSYKRMMFGGEAPSYVCWGHNNRSAMIRVPMYKPLKGQSTRIELRTIDAACNPYLAFAAVLAAGLKGIEQGYDLPREAEDDVWALTEAERRSLGIAPLPKNLNEAIEIAERSELLAETLGEQVFDYFLRNKRAEWDEYRGQVSAFERDRMLPVL; encoded by the coding sequence ATGGGCAAGCAGGAAGACTTCGTACTCCGCGCTCTCGAGGAGCGTGACGTCCGGTTCGTCCGGCTCTGGTTCACCGACGTGCTCGGCTTCCTGAAGTCGGTCGCAGTGGCGCCGGCGGAGCTCGAGGGCGCGTTCGCGGAGGGCATCGGGTTCGACGGCTCGGCGATCGAGGGCTTCGCGCGGGTGTACGAGTCCGACATGCTGGCGAAGCCCGACCCGGCGACGTTCCAGATCCTCCCGTGGCGGGGCGAGGGACCGTCGACCGCCCGCATGTTCTGCGACATCGTGATGCCCGACGGCTCGACGTCGTACGCCGATCCCCGCAGCGTGCTCAAGCGCACGCTCGGCAAGGCAGGGGAGCAGGGCTTCACGTTCTACACGCACCCCGAGATCGAGTTCTACCTGTTCAAGGACGACCCGCAGCCGGGGGTCGAGCCGGTGCCGATCGACCGCAGCGGCTACTTCGACCACGCCGCCCACTCCGACGGCTCCGACTTCCGCCGCGAGGCGATCACGATGCTCGAGGCGATGGGGATCTCGGTCGAGTTCAGCCACCACGAGGGCGGTCCGGGCCAGCAGGAGATCGACCTCCGCTACGCCGACGCGCTGTCCACGGCCGACAACATCATGACCTTCCGCACGGTGATCCGGGAGGTCGCGCTCGGCCAGGGCATCTGGGCGACGTTCATGCCGAAGCCGTTCACCGACCAACCGGGGTCCGGGATGCACACCCACGTCTCGCTCTTCGAGGGCGACCAGAACGCCTTCTACGAGCCAGGCGCCGAGTACCAGCTGTCGAAGATCGGCCGCCAGTTCATCGCGGGCGTGCTCCACCACGCGGGTGAGATCAGCGTCGTGACCAACCAGTGGGTCAACTCCTACAAGCGGATGATGTTCGGCGGTGAGGCTCCGTCGTACGTCTGCTGGGGCCACAACAACCGGTCCGCGATGATCCGAGTGCCGATGTACAAGCCGCTCAAGGGCCAGTCGACCCGCATCGAGCTGCGCACCATCGACGCTGCCTGCAACCCCTACCTCGCGTTCGCGGCCGTGCTCGCGGCCGGGCTCAAGGGCATCGAGCAGGGTTACGACCTGCCGCGCGAGGCAGAGGACGACGTCTGGGCGCTGACCGAGGCCGAGCGCCGGAGCCTCGGTATCGCACCGCTGCCCAAGAACCTCAACGAGGCGATCGAGATCGCCGAGCGGTCCGAGCTGCTCGCCGAGACCCTCGGGGAGCAGGTCTTCGACTACTTCCTCCGCAACAAGCGCGCCGAGTGGGACGAGTACCGCGGCCAGGTGTCGGCGTTCGAGCGTGACCGCATGCTGCCCGTCCTGTGA
- a CDS encoding type 1 glutamine amidotransferase: MGRSARGRQIGVLEVGWTGAAATDPLVASLATPRRAIQWNEDLVLDPPPGAVLLAATALGEIQAMRFAPTVWGVQWHPEATLEMIKSWAANEPGPRADAGLIAVRDAEAELELSWRDLGKAFAATVTA, encoded by the coding sequence GTGGGCCGGAGCGCCCGCGGCCGCCAGATCGGCGTACTGGAGGTGGGGTGGACCGGTGCGGCCGCCACCGACCCGCTCGTGGCGAGCCTCGCCACGCCCCGCCGAGCTATCCAGTGGAACGAGGACCTGGTGCTCGATCCGCCTCCCGGAGCAGTGCTGCTGGCTGCGACGGCGCTCGGCGAGATCCAGGCGATGCGATTCGCTCCGACGGTGTGGGGCGTTCAGTGGCACCCCGAGGCAACGCTGGAGATGATCAAGAGCTGGGCGGCGAACGAACCCGGCCCACGCGCGGACGCGGGACTGATCGCAGTCCGGGATGCCGAGGCCGAGCTCGAGCTGTCGTGGCGCGATCTGGGCAAGGCGTTCGCCGCTACCGTGACCGCATGA